The following DNA comes from Enterocloster bolteae.
GTGGGTGCCAGATTTCTATGGGGGTGTAGCTCAGTTGGGAGAGCACCTGCCTTGCAAGCAGGGGGTCAAGAGTTCGAATCTCTCCATCTCCATTTGCTGAAGTAACCAAAAGGAAGAAGCTTATGCTTAAAACCTCAGAGGAAACGGAAGCATACCATATGTACCTTGAAAACCGCATATTGAATAAAAATGAATTGTATATTCTAAATCAGAATATCAAGACATCCGAGGCCATACAAGAGATTGTATGGAAAAACAAACTTGTAAATGCGAAAGCGTTTATGAAAACCTAGAACCAAAGCGTCCAACGCTATGGACGTTTAGAGGACCCGCAGCAACCCGCGGCGGGAAATCATTTGGTTAAGCTATAAAGAGCGCAGGGTGGATGCCTTGGCACTAAGAGCCGATGAAAGACGTGATAAGCTGCGAAAAGCTTCGGGGAGGAGCAAATATCCTTTGATCCGGAGATATCTGAATGGGGAAACCCGGCTGAGCAAACCTCAGTCACTGCATGGTGAATCCATAGCCATGCAGAGGGAACCCGGTGAACTGAAACATCTAAGTAGCCGGAGGAAGAGAAAGAAACATCGATTCCCAAAGTAGCGGCGAGCGAAATGGGAAGAGCCCAAACCAGCGTGCGTGCATGCTGGGGTTATGGACTGCAAACGTGAACCGATTTGTTAGTGGAACTGTCTGGGAAGTCAGGCCAGAGAGGGTGAAAGCCCCGTACACGAAAACAATAGGAAGCAGCAGGATCCAGAGTACCACGAGACACGAGAAACCTTGTGGGAAGTCGGAGGGACCACCCTCCAAGGCTAAATACTCCTTAGTGACCGATAGCGCATAGTACTGTGAAGGAAAGGTGAAAAGGACCCCGGGAGGGGAGTGAAAAAGAACCTGAAACCCTGTGTTTACAAGCTGTGGAAGCACGTTAAGGTGCGACCGCGTACTTTTTGTAGAACGGTCCGGCGAGTTGCCGGTACTGGCAAGGTTAAGAGCTTAAGGCTCGGAGCCGAAGGGAAACCAAGTCTCAAATGGGCGTCAAGTCAGTACAGGCAGACCCGAAACCGGGTGACCTATCCATGTCCAGGTTGAAGCGGAAGTAAAATTCCGTGGAGGACCGGATCCACATCCGTTGAAAAGGGTGGGAATGAGGTGTGGATAGGGGAGAAATTCCAATCGAACCCGGAGATAGCTGGTTCTCCTCGAAATAGCTTTAGGGCTAGCCTCATATTAGTTTAGCGGAGGTAGAGCACTGAATTCCTAAGGGGGCGTCAAAGCTTACCAAGGGATATCAAACTCCGAATGCCGCATAAATGATGTATGGGAGTCAGACTGCACGAGATAAGTTGGGTAGTCAAAAGGGAAAGAGCCCAGACCTACAGCTAAGGTCCCAAAGTGTGTGTTAAGTGGAAAAGGATGTGGGATTTCAAAGACAACTAGGATGTTGGCTCAGAAGCAGCCACACATTCAAAGAGTGCGTAATAGCTCACTAGTCGAGAGGTCCTGCGCCGAAAATGTCCGGGGCTGAAACACAACACCGAAGCTTAGGAATGTATGTAAGTACATTGGTAGAGGAGCATTCTTAGTGCGGAGAAGCGGTACCGATAAGGAGCCGTGGAGCGTTAAGAAGAGAGAATGCCGGAATGAGTAGCGAGATGGAGGTGGGAATCCTCCAGGCCGAATATCCAAGGTTTCCAGAGTAAAGCTGATCTGCTCTGGGTAAGTCGGGGCCTAAGGCGAGGCTGAGAGGCGTAGTCGATGGACAACAGGTTGAAATTCCTGTACCATGTATCATCAGAACTGTGGGGACACAGAAGGACAACACATCCCGGGAATGGGAATACCGGGGCAAGCGAGGTAGGAGTACGGTTGGCAAATCCGCCGTGCAATCCGAAGACGTGACGCGCAGCGAACTAAAGTAGCGAAGTGTGTGATTCCGGCTGTCAAGAAAAGCCGCTATTGTGTGATACATGCCCGTACCGTAAACCGACACAGGTAGATGAGGAGAGAATCCTAAGGCCGGCGGGAGAAGCATTGTTAAGGAACTCGGCAAAATGACCCCGTAACTTCGGGAGAAGGGGTGCCACAGAGATGTGGCCGCAGAGAATAGGCTCAAGCAACTGTTTAGCAAAAACACAGGTCTATGCAAAACCGTAAGGTGAGGTATATGGGCTGACGCCTGCCCGGTGCTGGAAGGTTAAGAGGAGAGGTTAGCGCAAGCGAAGCTTTGAATTTAAGCCCCAGTAAACGGCGGCCGTAACTATAACGGTCCTAAGGTAGCGAAATTCCTTGTCGGGTAAGTTCCGACCCGCACGAAAGGCGTAATGATTTGAGCGCTGTCTCAACAATGCACCCGGTGAAATTGAAATACCAGTGAAGATGCTGGTTACCTGCGCCAGGACGGAAAGACCCCATGGAGCTTTACTCCAGTTTGATACTGGGATTCGGTATTGCATGTACAGGATAGGTGGGAGGCTTTGAAACATGGACGCCAGTCTGTGTGGAGCCAATGTTGGGATACCACCCTTGCGATATTGGGTTTCTAACCTGCGCCCGTGACCCGGGCGGGGGACAATGTCAGGCGGGGAGTTTGACTGGGGCGGTCGCCTCCGAAAGGGTATCGGAGGCGCTCAAAGGTTCCCTCAGGATGGTTGGAAACCATCCAAAGAGTGCAAAGGCATAAGGGAGCTTGACTGCGACACCGACGGGTGGAGCAGGTACGAAAGTAGGACTTAGTGATCCGGTGGTATGAAAGTGGGATTGCCATCGCTCAACGGATAAAAGCTACCCTGGGGATAACAGGCTTATCACTCCCAAGAGTTCACATCGACGGAGTGGTTTGGCACCTCGATGTCGGCTCATCGCATCCTGGGGCTGTAGCAGGTCCCAAGGGTTGGGCTGTTCGCCCATTAAAGCGGTACGCGAGCTGGGTTCAGAACGTCGTGAGACAGTTCGGTCCCTATCCGGCGCGGGCGTAGGATATCTGAGAGGAGCTGTCCTTAGTACGAGAGGACCGGGATGGACAGACCGCTGGTGTACCTGTTGGCTTACCAAGGCCATGGCAGGGTAGCCAAGTCTGGACGGGATAAACGCTGAAGGCATCTAAGCGTGAAGCCCCCCTCAAGATGAGATATCCCATCGCGAAAGCGAGTAAGACCCCTTGAAGACGACGAGGTAGATAGGTTAGAGGTGGAAGTGCAGTAATGTACGGAGCTGACTAATACTAATCGGTCGAGGGCTTATCCAGAAGGTTAAGGGAAAAAGGTTTGTGAAACAATCGGAATTCAATATGTGGTTTTGAGGGTACGTATTATAATTGTATATGTACTAAATGCGCGAGTGGCTCAGGGGTGGAGCACCACCTTGCCAAGGTGGGGGCCGCGGGTTCGAATCCCGTCTCGCGCTTTTTTGTTTTATTGGCTGGGCCTTGATTCATCAGGGTTTCCCGGCTTTTTTGCATATGATTTGCCATGGGAGAGGAAGCAGATGAGAAAAAGGAATCCAATCATGTTGGAGGAGGCCCAGGAACGCCTCATGAAGATTAAGATGAAGGAAGAGACTGAAACCGTACGGGTGACAGAGGCATTGGGAAGAGTGTGCGCTGAAAATATATACGCAGTCATGGACCAGCCTCCCTTCCCGCGGTCTCCGCTGGATGGTTATGCAGTCAGAAGCCAGGACACGACAGGGGCGTCAAAGGAGAATCCGGTAAGACTGAATGTAATCGAGCACATCTGCGCTGGTATGTATCCTAAATTAAAGATAGGTCCGGGGGAGGCCGCCAGAATTATGACAGGCGCCCCTATACCGGAGGGAGCGGACGGTGTTATCATGCAGGAGCGGACTGACGAGGGAAGCGAATCGGTTGAGATATACCAATCCGTCGCATCTTATGGAAATTATTGTAAAGAAGGCGAAGATACATACAGGGGAGCACTGCTTATGGAAAAGGGAAGGTCGATACATTCTTCCCACATAGGAATCCTTTCAAGTCAGGGAATTGAGACCATACCGGTATATTCCGTGCCTGTGGTAGCCATTATGGCCACGGGGGATGAACTGGTGCCTGTGGGAACCCCTCTGGAGCCGGGAAAGATTTATGACAGCAATGGCCCCCTTCTTGCCGCCAGGATAAGGGAGCTGGGAATGAAGCCGTTTCTTCTCCAACGTGGAGGAGACGACACAGAGAAGCTGGCCGAAGAAATCAGAAAACAATTGACGGAATGCGATGCTCTGATTACCAGCGGCGGTGTATCGGTGGGTGTGCGGGACTGCATGCCTTATGTGGCAGAAGCCCTTGGAGCGGATGTGCTGTTTCACGGAATCAATGTTAAGCCGGGTTCTCCCATGCTGGCAATGATAGTGGAGGGCAAGCCTGTATTCTGCCTGTCCGGGAATCCCTTTGCGGCGGCGGCCACGTTTGAGGTTCTGGTGAGGCCGGTGCTGGAACGGATGCGCGGAAAAGCGCAGTGGAAGCCGGAGATTCTGCTTGGAATACTTAAAAGTCCATTTCCCAAGGCATCTCCCTGCAGGCGCCTGGTAAGAGGAAAGATAGAGGACGGAAAGGTATGGCTGCCTGAGGGGCGCCATTCTTCGGGCATGCTGTCCAGTATGGCCGGTTGTAACTGCCTGGTAGATATCCCGGCAGGAAGCAGCGGTTTAAAGGCGGGGGAACAGGTGAAAGTCATGCTTATGTAGCTTTATATGAATTCTTTGCGTACGGCGGAAATCCTCTGGTGGGGATTTCCGCCGTTTTGTGAAAGCTCCGGCGGTATATGTTTTTATAAACTTGTCCAAATGCTTAGAATCTCTGGATCTGGACTGTGAAAGGATGCCAGGCATTTATGGTACTGGTGCAAAACATTCATAGTACTGGTGCAAAACATTCATGGTAACGGACTCTTGTCATATCTGGAAAATTATACTATAATAGGCGAAATGGGCTGATTTAGCCTGTTAATGGGTAAAAGTATTCAAATGGGTAAGCGAGATTAACCGGTAAAAGTGTTTTAGGAAATGGGTAAGGAACAGGCGGGAATAAGTAAAATGGCGGGATTAGGTACGATTGTTAACGTGGCCGGCATACTGGCCGGATGCGGTGTGGGGCTTTTATTGAAAGGCGGGCTGCCCAAACGGCTGCAGGATACGATTTCCAGCGCGGTGGGGCTGTGCGTGGTGTTTGTTGGCATTACGGGCGCTCTCAAAGGGCTGATGACCATAAATGGAGGCAGCTTTGAGACACAGGACACGCTGGTGAGTGTGGTGTGCATGGTGGCGGGCGCTGCCCTGGGTGAATGGATTAATATTGAGTACAAGCTGCAGCAGCTGGGGGAGTGGTGCAAATCCAGGATTCCCGCAGGACAGGTATCAGGGACTTTTGTGGAGGCCTTTGTCAGCAGCTCCCTGCTGTTTTGTGTGGGGGCCATGGCCATTGTGGGTTCCCTGGAGGACGGTTTAAGCCATAATTATAATACTTTGTTTACCAAGGCGGTGATGGATGGAGTTTTGTCTGTGGTGTTTACAGCAGCACTTGGCATAGGAACTGCATTTTCCGTTTTCCCCGTGGCCATCTATCAGGGGAGTATTACCCTGCTGGCAGGGCTGGTGAGGCCATTTCTTACGGATATCATGATAACCAGGGTATCCTGCATTGGTTCCATACTGATTTTCGGTCTGGGCCTGAATCTGGTCCTTGGAAGCAAGATAAAGATAGGAAACCTGCTGCCGGCTGTTTTTTTGCCAATCATTGCCTGCCTGTTGGGTTTTTAGGAATCCGGCAGTCGGCAGTGAGCGGGACATGGTATGTCGGGCAGATGCAGCTGCAGCTATACAGAGAGGAAGGATGAGTCATATGAAATTTGCAAAAAGGATGGACCGTTTTGGAGAGGGGATTTTTTCAAAACTGGCTGAAATTAAAAAGGAAAAGACTGCAAAGGGAGAGGAGATTATCGATCTCAGCATAGGAGCGCCTAACATACCGCCCGCGCCTCATATTATGGAGGCATTGTGCAGGGCCGCCGCAGAGCCGTCCAACTATGTGTATGCCATCAGTGACAGAAGGGAGATGCTGGAGGCGGCCGGCGGATGGTATCAAACCCGGTATGGGGTGGAGCTGGACCCTGAGACAGAGATTTGCTCCCTGCTGGGGTCCCAGGAGGGACTGGCCCATATTGCGCTGTCCATCGTGGACGAGGGGGATGTGGTGCTTGTGCCGGACCCCTGTTATCCTGTATTTGGTGACGGTCCGCAGATAGCCGGTGCCAGGCTTCACTACATGCCTCAGAGGAAGGAAAATGGATATATTATCCGTCTGGACGAGATTCCCGAGGACGTGGCCAGGAAGGCCAAACTTATGGTGGTGTCCTATCCTAATAATCCAACCACGGCCATGGCGCCGGATTCATTTTATGAAGAACTCATAGCCTTTGCCAGGAAATATGACATCATTGTGCTTCACGACAATGCCTACAGCGACTTGATTTTTGATGGAAAAGCATGCGGAAGCTTTCTGCGGTTTCCGGGGGCAAAGGAGATCGGCGTGGAATTTAATTCCCTGTCAAAGACATACGGTCTGGCCGGAGCCAGAATCGGATTCTGCCTTGGCAATTCCCAGGTGGTGTCCCGTCTGAAGCTGCTTAAATCCAACATGGACTACGGCATGTTCCTTCCGGTCCAGGCTGCCGCCATTGCGGCGATTACAGGGGACCAGTCCTGTGTACAGGCTACAAGGAAGGCCTATGAGACGCGCAGAAATATTATGTGCGACGGGTTTACATCCATTGGATGGAAGATGGAACGGCCGGAGGCCACCATGTTTGTGTGGGCCGCTATTCCGGAACATTATACCAGCTCAGAGGCATTTGTCATGGAACTGGTAGAGCGGGCAGGAGTAATGGTTACCCCAGGCAGCGCGTTTGGTCCGTCCGGCGAGGGATATGTGCGCCTGGCCCTGGTCCAGGATGAGGAAATGCTTAATAAGGCTATAAAAGCTGTCAGAGAAAGCGGCGTCCTGACCGCAGAAGGGAAACGGTAGATGCCAGATGAGAGGAACCGGCCTGTATTAAAGCGGCCTGCATTGAAGCGGTCTGTAATGAACCGGCCCGCATTGAACCGGTGGCATGTGGTGATACTGGTCTATATATGCTTCATATACGGTAATTCCCTGACACCGGCCACTATCTCTTCCCAGGAAAGCGGCTTTCTTTTGGATAAATTCCGGGGAGCCATGATATCCCTGGGCTGGGAGCATCTGTGGCTGACAGAGCACATTGTCAGAAAAACAGCCCATTTTGCAGAGTATGCGGTGCTGGGAGGATTGATGGTCAAGGCCTGCGGGGGAAATGGAAGATACAGGATATTTAACAGGGATGTACTGATGATGATTTTTATGGTTCCCTTTGTGGATGAGACGATTCAGCTCTTTGTGGCAGGGCGGTCCGGCCAGATAAGCGATGTATGGCTGGATATGAGCGGAGCAGCCGCGGGGATGGCGATTACCGTGGGGGCGCTGTGTTGTCTGCGCAGGAAAAAAGAAAGGGCAAGGCAGGGAGGCAGAGAATGAATATAGGAGTGTGGCTGTCCTATGACGGCACCAGATACGACGGCTGGCAGAAGCAGGGAAATACAGACAGGACCATCCAGGGCAAGCTGGAGGCGGTTCTGGAAAAGCTGGAAGGCAGTCCGGTGGAGGTCCACGGTTCAGGACGGACAGACGCGGGGGTCCACGCAGAAAGTCAGGTGGCTAATTTCCATTTGGCGAAGAACATGACCCCGGACGAGATTATGAGGTATATGAACCGGTACCTGCCGGAGGACATTGCCGTTACAAGGGCCTGCGTGATGCCGGAACGGTTTCACAGCCGTTTGAATGCGTTGAGGAAAACATACCGCTACCAGATAGAGACAGCTCCCAAAAAGAATGTGTTTGAGCGTTATTATTACTATGGCTTGGGGCAGGATCTGGATGTGGGAAAGATGGAACAGGCAGCGGCCATTCTCACGGGAACCCATGATTATAAAAGCTTCTGCGGCAATAAGAAAATGAAGAAATCAACAATCCGCACCATTGAATCCATCTGCTTTTACCGGATGGGAAGCAGAATCCATATATCCTTTACGGGCAATGGGTTTTTGCAGCAGATGGTACGGATTTTATCAGGCACCCTTATAGAGGTGGGGACGGGTAAACGAAAACCGGAGGAAATGGCAGCTATTCTGGAGGCCGGGGACCGTTCTATGGCTGGTTTTACCGCCCCGCCTGAAGGGTTATTCCTGGAAAAAGTGGAGTATGGTGATTTGATATGACTGGATTTTTAGTGAAACGATTTGTTAAAGATCATGACAATGTGGAGGATGTACGTGTAAGGACGGCTTATGGGACACTGACCAGCATGGTGGGAATCGGCTGTAACCTGCTTCTTTTTGTATCCAAGCTTTGTATCGGCATCCTGGTGCACAGTATATCTGTTATGGCGGATGCGTTTAATAATCTGTCGGATGCGGCTTCCTCCATTATTGGATTCGTGGGAGTCAAAATGGCGGAAAAACCTGCGGATGACGACCATCCCTTTGGTCACGGCAGAATAGAATATATCGCAGCTTTTATCGTGGCATTCCTGGTCATACAGGTGGGCTTTTCCCTGTTTAAGACCTCCTTTGGCAAGGTACTGCATCCTGAGGATATGAGCTTTCGGTGGATATCCATACTGATACTTTTTATGTCTGTGGCCATTAAGCTGTGGCTTTCCTGTTTTAATAAAAAGCTGGGAAAGCGTATCAATTCCAAGGTGATGCTGGCCACCTCGGCAGACGCGCTGGGCGATGTGGTCACTACTTCCGCTACCATATGCTCCATCGGAATATACGGGGCATTTGGATTCAATGTGGACGGTATTGTGGGACTCATCGTGTCTGTGGTGGTAATGATCGCAGGCGTGAACATAGCCAAGGATACCCTGGCGCCCCTGATTGGGGAAGCCATTGACCCTGAGATTTATGACAAAATATCAAGCTTTGTGGAGAGCTTTGACGGAATTGTGGGCAGTCATGATTTGATTGTACATAATTACGGCCCTTCGCGAAGCATGGCATCCATTCATGCAGAGGTGCCCAATGACTGCGACGTGGAGCGCACACATGAAATCATTGACCGCATTGAGCGGGAGGCCATGAGGCGGATGGGAATTCTGCTGGTTATCCATATGGACCCGGTGGAGACCCACGACGAGAGGGTAGTAGAGTTTAAGGAGTTAGTGACGTCTGTTCTGGACGGAATAGACAGCAGGCTTACGTTCCACGACTTCAGGATGGTGGACGGCGTGGAGCGCATCAACCTGATCTTTGATTTAGTGGTTCCCAGGGAATATAAGCCATCGGTTCTGGGTAAACTGAAAGCAAGGATCACTGAGGACGTGGCGAAAAAAGACAGGCGCTGCTGCTGCGTCATAACCATGGA
Coding sequences within:
- the glp gene encoding gephyrin-like molybdotransferase Glp, coding for MLEEAQERLMKIKMKEETETVRVTEALGRVCAENIYAVMDQPPFPRSPLDGYAVRSQDTTGASKENPVRLNVIEHICAGMYPKLKIGPGEAARIMTGAPIPEGADGVIMQERTDEGSESVEIYQSVASYGNYCKEGEDTYRGALLMEKGRSIHSSHIGILSSQGIETIPVYSVPVVAIMATGDELVPVGTPLEPGKIYDSNGPLLAARIRELGMKPFLLQRGGDDTEKLAEEIRKQLTECDALITSGGVSVGVRDCMPYVAEALGADVLFHGINVKPGSPMLAMIVEGKPVFCLSGNPFAAAATFEVLVRPVLERMRGKAQWKPEILLGILKSPFPKASPCRRLVRGKIEDGKVWLPEGRHSSGMLSSMAGCNCLVDIPAGSSGLKAGEQVKVMLM
- a CDS encoding cation diffusion facilitator family transporter, translated to MTGFLVKRFVKDHDNVEDVRVRTAYGTLTSMVGIGCNLLLFVSKLCIGILVHSISVMADAFNNLSDAASSIIGFVGVKMAEKPADDDHPFGHGRIEYIAAFIVAFLVIQVGFSLFKTSFGKVLHPEDMSFRWISILILFMSVAIKLWLSCFNKKLGKRINSKVMLATSADALGDVVTTSATICSIGIYGAFGFNVDGIVGLIVSVVVMIAGVNIAKDTLAPLIGEAIDPEIYDKISSFVESFDGIVGSHDLIVHNYGPSRSMASIHAEVPNDCDVERTHEIIDRIEREAMRRMGILLVIHMDPVETHDERVVEFKELVTSVLDGIDSRLTFHDFRMVDGVERINLIFDLVVPREYKPSVLGKLKARITEDVAKKDRRCCCVITMENSFISESRE
- a CDS encoding VanZ family protein — encoded protein: MPDERNRPVLKRPALKRSVMNRPALNRWHVVILVYICFIYGNSLTPATISSQESGFLLDKFRGAMISLGWEHLWLTEHIVRKTAHFAEYAVLGGLMVKACGGNGRYRIFNRDVLMMIFMVPFVDETIQLFVAGRSGQISDVWLDMSGAAAGMAITVGALCCLRRKKERARQGGRE
- a CDS encoding DUF554 domain-containing protein, translating into MAGLGTIVNVAGILAGCGVGLLLKGGLPKRLQDTISSAVGLCVVFVGITGALKGLMTINGGSFETQDTLVSVVCMVAGAALGEWINIEYKLQQLGEWCKSRIPAGQVSGTFVEAFVSSSLLFCVGAMAIVGSLEDGLSHNYNTLFTKAVMDGVLSVVFTAALGIGTAFSVFPVAIYQGSITLLAGLVRPFLTDIMITRVSCIGSILIFGLGLNLVLGSKIKIGNLLPAVFLPIIACLLGF
- a CDS encoding aminotransferase class I/II-fold pyridoxal phosphate-dependent enzyme, translating into MKFAKRMDRFGEGIFSKLAEIKKEKTAKGEEIIDLSIGAPNIPPAPHIMEALCRAAAEPSNYVYAISDRREMLEAAGGWYQTRYGVELDPETEICSLLGSQEGLAHIALSIVDEGDVVLVPDPCYPVFGDGPQIAGARLHYMPQRKENGYIIRLDEIPEDVARKAKLMVVSYPNNPTTAMAPDSFYEELIAFARKYDIIVLHDNAYSDLIFDGKACGSFLRFPGAKEIGVEFNSLSKTYGLAGARIGFCLGNSQVVSRLKLLKSNMDYGMFLPVQAAAIAAITGDQSCVQATRKAYETRRNIMCDGFTSIGWKMERPEATMFVWAAIPEHYTSSEAFVMELVERAGVMVTPGSAFGPSGEGYVRLALVQDEEMLNKAIKAVRESGVLTAEGKR
- the truA gene encoding tRNA pseudouridine(38-40) synthase TruA, translating into MNIGVWLSYDGTRYDGWQKQGNTDRTIQGKLEAVLEKLEGSPVEVHGSGRTDAGVHAESQVANFHLAKNMTPDEIMRYMNRYLPEDIAVTRACVMPERFHSRLNALRKTYRYQIETAPKKNVFERYYYYGLGQDLDVGKMEQAAAILTGTHDYKSFCGNKKMKKSTIRTIESICFYRMGSRIHISFTGNGFLQQMVRILSGTLIEVGTGKRKPEEMAAILEAGDRSMAGFTAPPEGLFLEKVEYGDLI